A region from the Candidatus Poribacteria bacterium genome encodes:
- a CDS encoding 6-carboxytetrahydropterin synthase, with protein MYYLTRQTAFEASHYNRIPELSDAENFELFGASANPNSHGHNYVLEVMVKGSVDPDDGMVINLVTLDALLKTEVLANYDHKHLNRQHPVFLKKPHLQPTCENIAIEIWQRLVTSLPDGMLHRVRLYESTTNFADYYGVELMVYLTKVYEFSAAHRLHSHALSDEENLDIFGKCNNPAGHGHNYVLEVTVKGDVDAKTGLVAGLNLLDEVVHKQVYARFDYKHLNLDTPEFEMLNPTSENFVKVLWDVLEPNLRPVVLHRLRLRETPKNHFDYYGE; from the coding sequence ATGTACTACTTGACCCGACAGACAGCGTTTGAGGCATCACATTACAACCGTATCCCTGAATTAAGCGATGCTGAGAACTTTGAACTGTTTGGTGCATCCGCAAATCCAAACAGCCACGGGCATAACTATGTGCTTGAAGTGATGGTCAAAGGTAGCGTGGATCCAGATGACGGTATGGTTATCAATTTGGTGACCTTGGATGCATTACTGAAAACAGAGGTGCTCGCCAATTACGATCACAAACATCTGAACCGTCAGCATCCGGTTTTCTTGAAGAAACCGCACCTACAGCCGACATGTGAGAACATCGCTATTGAGATTTGGCAACGGCTTGTGACTTCTCTGCCGGATGGAATGTTGCACAGGGTGCGACTGTATGAAAGCACCACGAATTTTGCAGACTACTATGGGGTAGAACTGATGGTTTATCTTACCAAAGTCTACGAATTCAGCGCAGCCCATCGCTTACACAGCCACGCGCTCAGTGACGAAGAGAACTTGGACATCTTCGGAAAGTGTAATAACCCAGCTGGACATGGACATAACTATGTGCTTGAAGTTACCGTAAAGGGTGACGTGGATGCGAAAACCGGTCTGGTTGCTGGTTTGAATCTTCTTGACGAGGTCGTTCATAAACAGGTCTATGCACGTTTCGATTACAAGCATCTGAATCTTGATACGCCTGAGTTTGAGATGCTCAATCCGACCTCGGAGAACTTTGTCAAAGTGCTTTGGGATGTGCTGGAACCGAACTTGCGCCCAGTGGTTTTACACCGCCTGCGCTTACGGGAAACACCCAAAAATCATTTCGACTACTATGGCGAGTGA
- a CDS encoding helix-hairpin-helix domain-containing protein has translation MPENPLIEPAKRGDTVGLTNDEIAQKLMELHTILIVADYPEDHATRYPRLAYTISRMEESVAELVAQGRLKEEIAGVGDIVATIITEYVETGTCSKLQEHASNVPQTIVELMPIPGLGAKTIKLLYQEAGVDSLLSLRTAIDEGKLKGVKGIGKKTIENFEAYLNNEDL, from the coding sequence ATGCCCGAAAATCCTTTAATTGAACCAGCGAAACGAGGTGATACCGTGGGACTGACCAACGATGAAATCGCACAGAAACTGATGGAACTTCATACTATTTTGATTGTCGCTGACTATCCGGAAGACCATGCAACGCGCTACCCGCGTTTAGCGTATACAATTTCTCGCATGGAGGAATCTGTGGCGGAATTGGTCGCGCAAGGACGGTTGAAAGAGGAGATTGCAGGCGTTGGAGATATAGTCGCTACGATCATCACTGAATACGTTGAAACCGGAACGTGCTCGAAATTACAGGAACACGCAAGTAACGTCCCGCAGACAATTGTTGAACTTATGCCTATCCCAGGACTCGGTGCTAAAACGATTAAACTCTTGTATCAGGAGGCGGGTGTTGACAGTCTCTTATCGCTCCGAACAGCAATTGATGAAGGTAAACTGAAAGGGGTCAAGGGCATCGGTAAGAAAACGATAGAAAATTTTGAGGCATACCTTAATAATGAAGATTTGTAA
- a CDS encoding iron-containing redox enzyme family protein has protein sequence MNITIDNILKETNVWMNPYFQSLRDDTFDFDDFVETQIQFYFAVVFFNRPMAALAAKIPTSELRLEVIRNVWEEHGEGNTSLMHEKTFLAFLDRLAGIKPEDIAKRAMWPEVRAFNTVLVGACVMDEYLIGAGVMGIIERMFSDIAGWLGEQVVNHGWMPAEKLIHYNLHEDLDIKHADDFFDVLRPAWDADVENRYYIEQGLRLGACVFNSLYEGLYKARKRRIYRDVRGPHTRAS, from the coding sequence ATGAACATAACCATTGACAACATCCTAAAAGAGACGAATGTATGGATGAATCCGTACTTTCAATCTTTACGCGACGATACTTTTGATTTCGATGATTTTGTCGAAACCCAAATCCAATTCTATTTTGCCGTCGTGTTCTTCAACCGCCCGATGGCAGCACTCGCCGCCAAGATCCCAACGTCAGAATTACGTTTAGAGGTCATTCGTAATGTTTGGGAAGAACACGGTGAAGGTAACACATCACTCATGCACGAGAAAACATTTCTCGCCTTTCTTGACCGGTTGGCTGGCATTAAACCGGAAGATATTGCGAAACGTGCAATGTGGCCCGAAGTTCGAGCGTTTAATACAGTGCTTGTGGGTGCGTGCGTGATGGATGAGTACTTGATTGGTGCTGGTGTCATGGGAATCATTGAGCGGATGTTCTCGGACATTGCTGGATGGCTCGGAGAACAGGTTGTCAATCATGGCTGGATGCCTGCGGAAAAACTGATTCATTATAATCTTCATGAAGACCTTGATATTAAACATGCAGACGATTTCTTTGATGTACTCCGTCCTGCTTGGGACGCGGATGTCGAAAATAGATACTACATTGAACAGGGATTGCGTCTCGGCGCGTGCGTCTTCAATTCGCTATATGAAGGGCTTTACAAGGCACGAAAGCGTCGCATCTATCGCGATGTGCGCGGACCGCATACACGGGCATCGTAA
- a CDS encoding DUF4159 domain-containing protein, giving the protein MVDAVQITDAAFFESPIIFMEPISTSGGKLENGLLRGSAIWQTKGSRPSFGYTDREAQRIREYIINRGGFIYMPTHGNTELAMQPALRVLRQILPEYHLTTIPQDHEIYNSYYELNGPLRFPVRKMGSTILHHGPYGQLQGVFIDDRLAVLVDTEAMIHVMDGAVQKPFFGHYQDRNKILDEFAPAAARQLINIVIYAVTHGSISDYSNYIPADALVGEGTDNVPKKAPAAANRL; this is encoded by the coding sequence ATGGTTGACGCAGTCCAAATCACGGACGCGGCGTTCTTTGAATCACCGATTATCTTTATGGAACCGATTTCCACTTCTGGCGGAAAGCTCGAAAATGGATTGTTGCGTGGTAGTGCTATCTGGCAAACGAAAGGGAGTCGTCCTTCCTTCGGTTATACGGATCGGGAAGCACAACGGATTCGCGAATATATTATCAATCGCGGTGGGTTTATCTATATGCCCACGCACGGGAACACGGAATTGGCAATGCAACCCGCGCTTCGCGTCCTGCGTCAAATTCTTCCTGAATACCACCTCACCACGATCCCTCAGGATCATGAGATTTACAATAGTTACTATGAGTTGAACGGACCCCTCCGATTTCCTGTTCGGAAAATGGGGAGTACCATTCTCCATCACGGTCCCTACGGGCAGTTACAGGGCGTTTTCATCGACGATAGACTCGCTGTTCTCGTCGATACAGAGGCAATGATACATGTGATGGATGGGGCAGTGCAGAAACCTTTCTTCGGTCACTATCAGGACCGGAATAAGATTTTAGATGAATTCGCACCGGCTGCCGCACGGCAACTCATTAACATTGTCATCTACGCGGTAACACATGGAAGTATCTCGGATTATAGCAACTATATCCCCGCAGACGCTCTCGTCGGTGAAGGGACAGACAACGTCCCGAAAAAGGCACCGGCTGCTGCAAATCGGTTGTAG
- a CDS encoding LamG domain-containing protein: MRVLITLVAMIVLFISAMWVQESTSEIDPESLMGMWHFDQGKGDTVKDSSPNGNDGEIVDAKRVEGKEGMGIEFDGSSHVVIPASETTDDFLDGFTYLLWVKPLGNPSGPHVRLIERDWHNPNILIGQTDFYGSFLFNGAIDNSQVRGGTWEMDEWSFVALTHDGKTLALYVDGEVVADLKVGKPSFSQQHDGGSIWLTRWKGGAGWDFKGVLDEVAIFNAPLSEDDLSTVMEEGLEKALAVSPVGKLTTTWGEIKR; the protein is encoded by the coding sequence ATGAGAGTCCTAATTACTTTGGTTGCTATGATAGTACTCTTTATTTCAGCGATGTGGGTTCAGGAAAGCACATCGGAAATTGATCCAGAGTCCCTTATGGGAATGTGGCACTTTGATCAGGGGAAAGGGGATACGGTTAAAGATTCCTCTCCGAACGGTAATGATGGTGAAATCGTTGATGCTAAACGGGTCGAAGGAAAAGAAGGCATGGGTATCGAATTTGATGGGAGCAGTCATGTGGTTATCCCAGCCAGCGAGACGACAGATGATTTCCTTGACGGATTTACATATCTGCTCTGGGTGAAACCGCTTGGTAATCCTTCAGGTCCCCACGTCCGATTGATAGAGAGGGATTGGCACAATCCAAATATTCTTATCGGGCAAACCGACTTCTACGGTAGTTTCCTATTCAACGGTGCGATAGATAACAGCCAAGTCCGGGGCGGAACATGGGAAATGGATGAATGGAGTTTTGTCGCCTTAACCCACGACGGTAAAACGCTTGCTCTCTATGTCGATGGCGAAGTCGTCGCAGATTTGAAGGTGGGCAAACCAAGTTTCAGTCAGCAGCACGATGGTGGTTCCATCTGGCTAACCCGCTGGAAAGGTGGAGCAGGATGGGATTTCAAGGGAGTCCTTGACGAAGTCGCTATCTTCAATGCACCGCTTAGTGAAGACGACTTAAGTACCGTCATGGAGGAAGGACTTGAGAAAGCCCTCGCTGTTTCACCCGTTGGTAAATTAACAACGACTTGGGGGGAAATAAAAAGGTAG
- a CDS encoding DUF3419 family protein, producing the protein MWNNKVQFAVVREDPMVEAELIRLTRASNVLLVASGGCTALTLQALFPDVHITLVDFNPAQLERVREKMNALRDVDTATRHRRFNIGTSDPKGLNQSGNFESLFRGLRAFIFDLVADEAEIRRLFEEKDRLAEVSELLFSSKYWSVAFDLYFSDSLLNAMFGPDATQHAEAGSYPRYFQTLFEKGLTSTAAFDNYFLHHVFLGYYLQRPASLPYYLLAPSMDYRFQMIEGTLDQVPELQRFDLISLSNIMDWMPLAEIVSLISYLQNEMKPGANVLYRQLNNYTDLSTYFGDSFEFNAALGVRFQETERSLFYSSVHVGKRR; encoded by the coding sequence ATGTGGAATAATAAGGTCCAGTTTGCGGTCGTCAGAGAAGATCCGATGGTCGAAGCGGAGTTGATTCGTCTGACCAGAGCCTCTAACGTGTTGTTAGTCGCTTCCGGTGGGTGCACTGCCTTAACACTGCAAGCACTATTTCCCGATGTGCATATTACTCTGGTTGATTTTAATCCGGCGCAGTTAGAACGAGTTCGCGAAAAAATGAATGCACTGCGTGATGTTGATACAGCCACACGTCATCGGAGATTTAATATTGGGACCAGCGATCCAAAAGGACTCAATCAGAGTGGTAACTTTGAGTCGCTATTCCGCGGTTTACGAGCGTTTATCTTTGATTTGGTTGCTGACGAAGCAGAAATCCGCAGATTGTTTGAAGAGAAAGATCGGCTTGCCGAGGTCTCGGAGCTCCTCTTCTCAAGCAAGTATTGGTCAGTGGCATTTGATCTCTACTTTAGCGATTCCCTTCTGAATGCGATGTTCGGTCCGGATGCTACACAGCACGCTGAAGCGGGGAGTTATCCGCGTTACTTTCAGACGTTATTTGAAAAGGGGTTGACATCTACGGCAGCGTTCGATAATTACTTTCTTCACCATGTGTTTCTTGGATACTATCTCCAACGCCCGGCGAGCCTACCCTACTATCTCTTAGCTCCGTCTATGGATTACCGTTTTCAGATGATCGAAGGTACACTGGATCAGGTGCCGGAGCTGCAACGTTTTGATCTAATATCTCTCTCCAATATCATGGATTGGATGCCGTTAGCTGAGATTGTCTCCCTTATCAGCTATCTTCAAAATGAGATGAAACCTGGCGCGAACGTTCTGTATCGCCAACTCAATAATTACACCGATCTTTCAACCTACTTTGGCGATTCATTCGAGTTTAATGCGGCATTGGGAGTCCGATTCCAAGAAACCGAACGCAGCTTGTTTTATTCGAGCGTTCATGTCGGAAAAAGGAGATAG
- a CDS encoding DUF5916 domain-containing protein has protein sequence MKTDSEFWCALVLLTAFFVLQLPSIVKAETESAHRVAIAVRIKGAPPQLDGVLDDAIWKTAPLHEGFRQRDPDEGEPASQRTTFQVTYDDEAIYFAVMCYDSEADKIVSRLVRRDDYVESDKIQIILDPHYNRQRGFSFTVYPSGSVIDGIVGGSGWNEWNNAWDGVWEAKTRIHENGWAVECKIPFYMFRFSPKDKYTWGLQVEREISRRKERAHWRLIKKGEPGWLSHFGDLVGIENIRPSRHLELIPYAMGRTTLNSNTDLWGNGGGDVQYGITSGITLNATINPDFGQVEADPATLNLSAYEEYFEERRPFFVKGSSIFNAGDWNNQFFYSRRIGRQPGHFEIPEGATELGRPESTTILGAAKIVGRTNSNTSFGIMEAVTAPEYAQITQKGENHDHLVEPLTNYFVGRVTQDVLEGNSRVGLITTAVNRQTSNAAYVGGLDWDLKLAKERYQISGMLAASQAGELETRKSGYLANIEFEKQGGWWRLDTSFNVLSPDFEINDIGYVQRGDMMRWFYDFILKKEQPFSIFREVSLGLFGWREWNYDGVSIGRYSEIWTDGKLKNYWEYDLWVGRNLESFNDEDVRRGGTLIKNPAGWWIFTRLSTDSRKMVQLELNPIFAWDDDNETSEKEVSLRLNIRPVSNIELSIGPMYRYRIDDAQWVELVEENINGQLKKHYVYGELTSQTLDFTTRANISFTPTLSLQFYVQPFITIGDYANFKELVEPRSYQFKPYPLKRNPDFHMRSLRGNTVLRWEFQPGSTLFLVWSQSRAIQLEEVGAEDLEFRPFHRLGSSFTDEGKNIFLIKCRYWFGV, from the coding sequence TTGAAAACTGACTCAGAGTTTTGGTGCGCTTTGGTGTTGTTGACAGCGTTTTTTGTCTTACAACTCCCAAGCATAGTAAAGGCCGAAACAGAATCCGCTCACAGAGTTGCAATTGCTGTCCGCATTAAAGGGGCACCACCCCAATTGGATGGCGTTTTAGATGATGCTATCTGGAAAACCGCGCCCCTCCACGAGGGTTTCCGTCAACGCGATCCCGATGAAGGGGAACCCGCTTCCCAACGTACCACCTTCCAAGTTACTTATGATGACGAAGCGATCTATTTTGCTGTCATGTGTTATGACAGTGAAGCCGATAAGATTGTTTCCCGCCTCGTCAGACGCGACGATTACGTTGAATCCGATAAAATCCAGATTATTCTTGATCCGCACTATAATCGGCAGCGCGGTTTTTCGTTTACTGTCTATCCTTCAGGTTCTGTAATAGACGGCATTGTCGGAGGCAGCGGTTGGAACGAATGGAACAATGCGTGGGATGGGGTTTGGGAAGCGAAAACCCGCATCCACGAAAATGGCTGGGCAGTAGAATGTAAAATCCCATTTTATATGTTCCGCTTCTCACCGAAAGATAAATACACGTGGGGACTCCAAGTAGAGCGCGAGATTAGTCGCAGAAAAGAGCGTGCCCACTGGCGTTTAATTAAAAAGGGTGAACCGGGGTGGTTATCCCATTTTGGTGATTTGGTAGGGATAGAGAATATCCGTCCCTCTCGTCATCTGGAATTAATACCCTACGCTATGGGAAGAACGACCTTAAATAGCAATACTGATTTGTGGGGCAATGGGGGCGGTGATGTCCAATACGGTATCACTTCTGGAATTACGCTCAATGCCACAATCAATCCCGACTTTGGGCAGGTAGAGGCGGACCCTGCCACCTTGAATCTTTCAGCGTATGAAGAATATTTTGAGGAACGGAGACCCTTTTTTGTCAAAGGGTCATCCATTTTCAACGCTGGAGATTGGAATAATCAATTCTTTTACTCACGGCGGATTGGACGACAACCTGGACATTTTGAGATTCCAGAGGGTGCCACAGAACTGGGTCGTCCAGAATCGACAACAATTCTCGGTGCTGCCAAGATCGTCGGAAGAACGAATAGCAACACCTCCTTCGGTATCATGGAGGCTGTCACGGCACCGGAGTATGCGCAAATTACGCAAAAAGGCGAGAACCACGATCACTTGGTTGAACCTTTAACGAACTACTTTGTGGGTCGAGTGACACAAGATGTCTTGGAAGGGAATTCTCGCGTCGGACTGATAACCACAGCGGTCAATCGACAGACTTCCAACGCCGCTTATGTCGGTGGGCTTGACTGGGACTTGAAACTTGCGAAAGAGCGGTACCAAATAAGCGGGATGCTCGCCGCAAGCCAAGCCGGAGAATTGGAGACACGCAAATCGGGTTATCTCGCAAATATTGAATTTGAAAAACAGGGTGGCTGGTGGCGGCTTGATACCAGTTTTAATGTTCTTTCCCCAGACTTTGAAATAAATGACATAGGCTATGTTCAACGCGGCGATATGATGCGATGGTTCTATGACTTCATCCTCAAGAAAGAACAGCCGTTTAGCATTTTCCGGGAAGTTAGTTTGGGACTCTTCGGTTGGCGGGAATGGAATTATGATGGCGTTAGCATCGGTCGCTACTCCGAGATATGGACGGATGGTAAACTGAAAAACTACTGGGAGTATGATCTGTGGGTCGGTCGGAACTTGGAATCATTTAACGACGAGGATGTCCGGCGCGGCGGGACGTTAATTAAAAATCCCGCGGGCTGGTGGATTTTTACCCGACTTTCTACCGATAGTCGTAAAATGGTTCAGCTTGAACTAAATCCGATCTTTGCATGGGACGACGATAACGAGACTTCTGAAAAGGAGGTCAGTCTCCGTCTGAACATTCGTCCGGTGTCAAACATTGAACTGAGCATCGGACCGATGTACCGCTATCGGATTGATGATGCCCAGTGGGTGGAGTTAGTTGAAGAAAATATCAATGGACAACTCAAAAAACACTACGTTTATGGTGAACTAACGAGTCAAACACTGGACTTCACTACCCGCGCGAACATTAGTTTCACACCGACACTAAGCCTCCAATTCTACGTGCAACCCTTCATTACCATCGGCGACTATGCCAACTTCAAAGAGTTGGTCGAGCCGAGGTCCTATCAATTCAAACCCTATCCGCTGAAGCGAAACCCTGATTTCCACATGCGTTCGTTACGAGGAAACACTGTTCTCCGCTGGGAATTCCAGCCGGGCAGCACCCTGTTTTTAGTGTGGTCCCAATCACGCGCAATCCAGTTAGAGGAAGTGGGTGCAGAGGATCTGGAGTTTCGTCCGTTCCACCGGTTGGGAAGCAGTTTCACCGATGAAGGAAAGAATATCTTCCTGATTAAGTGTCGGTATTGGTTTGGTGTATAA
- a CDS encoding helix-hairpin-helix domain-containing protein, which produces MSDEKDLEEGSYIDAKGRTRWHQNDEIALKFLELHTFLIIADYPEEHASRYPWLSNYISRFPEPMSDLIAQGRLIEEIPAAGEVVAKIVEEFLNTGTSAKLEEFAGDTPRTVVELVPIPGLGAKTIKRLYEEVGVDSLVSLRAAIDEGKLKGFKGIGKKTLEKIEAYLDEVL; this is translated from the coding sequence ATGAGCGATGAAAAAGACTTAGAAGAAGGATCTTACATTGATGCAAAAGGGCGAACGCGCTGGCATCAAAATGATGAAATTGCGCTAAAGTTCTTGGAACTTCATACGTTTTTGATTATCGCCGACTATCCAGAAGAGCACGCCTCGCGATATCCGTGGTTGTCGAATTATATCTCTCGTTTTCCCGAACCGATGTCGGATCTCATCGCCCAAGGACGATTAATAGAGGAGATTCCAGCGGCTGGCGAAGTCGTGGCGAAAATCGTTGAGGAATTTCTGAACACTGGCACGAGCGCAAAACTGGAAGAATTCGCCGGTGATACACCGCGAACGGTTGTGGAGCTTGTACCTATACCCGGATTGGGTGCCAAAACGATTAAGCGACTTTATGAAGAAGTCGGTGTGGATAGCCTCGTCTCGCTCCGAGCAGCAATTGATGAAGGGAAATTAAAAGGTTTCAAAGGCATCGGTAAAAAAACATTAGAGAAAATTGAAGCGTACCTTGATGAAGTATTGTGA
- a CDS encoding GNAT family N-acetyltransferase, with the protein MNRSLNIRELYNEEWKVFQSRIAGLEKGTSYPLGEDRFEIDHGEDYFAFFTRLGQLHYYVALDGDRVVAVAAAILRRVPPASREKPKTVWYLCDLKVHPDYQGRYLPVSIFVHAFPKLYPLSSRAYAISMDADSERPNRVARMLKRFPLAPMSIATKLGIVSLDAESMRKVEPILREHFGSVSYLSLKGKKDIVLQSTRSAMPLLHVQFGPCAEQGHPEPLEDYVHMFCVSVNHPLLEVLEFQAIYPSATATVVHHRMEKWDWGFILTSDI; encoded by the coding sequence ATGAACCGTTCTTTAAATATCAGAGAATTATATAATGAGGAGTGGAAAGTTTTCCAATCTCGGATCGCGGGTTTAGAAAAGGGAACGAGTTATCCACTGGGTGAAGACCGATTTGAGATTGACCACGGTGAGGATTACTTCGCATTCTTCACACGGCTGGGGCAGCTTCATTACTATGTTGCGCTTGACGGTGATCGGGTGGTAGCGGTAGCTGCTGCGATCTTACGCCGTGTACCGCCTGCAAGCCGTGAAAAGCCGAAGACGGTATGGTATCTTTGTGACTTGAAAGTTCATCCTGACTACCAAGGACGGTATCTCCCTGTCTCAATATTCGTCCATGCCTTTCCAAAACTGTATCCGCTCTCCTCTCGCGCGTATGCCATCTCCATGGATGCGGACAGCGAACGTCCGAACCGTGTTGCGCGCATGCTAAAACGTTTTCCACTTGCACCGATGTCCATCGCAACGAAGTTAGGAATCGTTTCCTTAGATGCTGAGAGCATGCGAAAAGTTGAGCCAATCTTGCGAGAACACTTTGGGAGCGTCTCTTATTTGTCATTGAAAGGAAAAAAGGACATCGTTCTGCAAAGCACACGTTCCGCGATGCCGCTCTTACACGTTCAGTTCGGGCCGTGTGCAGAGCAGGGACATCCCGAACCGCTTGAGGATTATGTCCACATGTTCTGTGTTTCGGTAAATCACCCACTACTTGAGGTGCTGGAGTTCCAAGCGATTTACCCATCAGCCACAGCCACAGTGGTTCATCATCGTATGGAGAAGTGGGATTGGGGTTTCATACTCACCAGCGACATCTAA
- a CDS encoding sulfurtransferase, translating to MADYANPDVLVSTEWVAVHGGDAGIRLLEVDVDTSAYAEGHIAGAVGLNWETQLCDQVRRDILTKDQFEALCNDSGIATDTTVIFYGDNNNWFATYALWQFRYYGHDESLLKVMNGGRQKWIDEGRALVTDVPDHSSTGYQAKFPDDNVRATAGNVRDTLGQGTVNLVDVRSPAEFTGEVIAPPGMSETAQRGGHIPGAANIPWATAVAEDGTFKSHDELQAIYGGEGVDDSKETIAYCRIGERSSHTWFVLKYLLGYEKVRNYDGSWTEWGNLVGAPIARD from the coding sequence ATGGCTGATTACGCAAATCCTGATGTTTTGGTGAGTACGGAATGGGTGGCTGTACACGGTGGTGATGCTGGTATCCGACTGCTTGAAGTTGATGTTGATACCTCGGCTTATGCTGAAGGACATATCGCTGGGGCAGTCGGCTTAAATTGGGAAACACAATTGTGTGACCAAGTGCGACGCGATATTCTCACGAAAGATCAGTTTGAGGCACTTTGTAATGATAGTGGTATCGCCACCGACACAACGGTTATCTTCTATGGTGATAATAACAACTGGTTCGCAACTTATGCCTTGTGGCAATTCCGCTATTACGGACACGATGAAAGTCTGCTGAAAGTGATGAACGGTGGTCGCCAAAAATGGATTGATGAAGGTAGAGCACTTGTCACCGATGTGCCAGATCATTCCAGTACCGGATACCAAGCGAAATTTCCTGATGACAACGTTCGCGCCACAGCGGGTAACGTTCGAGACACACTCGGGCAAGGTACTGTTAACCTTGTTGATGTTCGTTCACCTGCTGAATTCACCGGCGAAGTCATCGCACCACCCGGTATGAGCGAGACCGCACAACGAGGCGGACATATCCCCGGTGCAGCGAACATCCCGTGGGCAACAGCAGTCGCTGAAGATGGCACCTTTAAGTCTCACGATGAACTGCAAGCCATCTACGGTGGCGAAGGTGTTGACGATAGTAAAGAGACAATCGCTTATTGTCGTATCGGCGAACGTTCATCGCATACCTGGTTCGTGCTGAAGTATCTACTTGGTTATGAAAAAGTCCGCAACTACGACGGCAGCTGGACGGAATGGGGCAATCTTGTCGGAGCACCTATCGCACGCGACTAA
- a CDS encoding fatty acid desaturase, whose translation MTYQPLAEVRKVLRVKWYRSKIDHTTLRNLSKRSDLQGWFQAGGHFALWLLTGSLVYFLWSQAMWLGFLIALFVHGTVASFFKGTANHELGHGTVFRTKWLNKFFLYLLSLISWWDHFDYASSHTYHHRYTLYPEGDRENLLPLEPKLGSLFVLQLFTINLLTQPGRTFSKGGLIAAVICTIRSAFGKEGPPDIPSQEWLASLHADQPAEHKNSIWWSRILLLFHGTLLVVSLATGYWVFLLIITASAFIANWGSYAVSMPQHCGLKENDPDFRKCTRTITLNPLAEFLYWRMNWHIEHHTFAGVPCYNLKKLHYLVAEDMPEPRTLLGAWREMRETWQRQKTDPDYFFDTPLPPTAQYIPTETPDTLESSIGELAPKGLK comes from the coding sequence ATGACGTATCAACCCCTTGCTGAAGTACGAAAAGTGCTTCGTGTAAAATGGTACCGGAGCAAAATAGATCACACAACCTTACGGAATCTATCAAAACGGAGTGACCTGCAAGGTTGGTTTCAGGCAGGCGGGCATTTTGCTCTCTGGCTATTGACGGGTAGCTTGGTCTACTTCCTTTGGTCACAAGCGATGTGGCTTGGCTTTTTGATTGCGCTATTTGTGCATGGCACGGTCGCCAGTTTTTTCAAAGGGACAGCCAATCATGAATTGGGACACGGCACTGTATTTCGTACCAAGTGGTTGAACAAATTTTTTCTTTACCTATTGAGTCTCATAAGTTGGTGGGACCATTTTGACTACGCCAGTAGCCACACCTACCATCACCGTTACACCTTATATCCTGAAGGGGATCGCGAAAACCTTCTCCCACTTGAACCCAAACTCGGTTCCCTGTTCGTTCTTCAACTGTTTACCATAAATTTGCTCACGCAACCCGGTCGCACCTTTAGCAAAGGTGGGTTGATTGCTGCAGTTATCTGCACGATCCGTAGTGCCTTTGGTAAAGAAGGACCGCCAGATATTCCGAGTCAGGAATGGCTGGCATCATTACATGCCGACCAACCCGCAGAGCATAAAAATTCGATTTGGTGGTCTCGGATTCTACTCCTTTTTCACGGCACGCTGCTTGTCGTTTCACTCGCCACGGGTTATTGGGTTTTCCTGCTCATCATCACTGCCAGCGCATTTATTGCAAACTGGGGATCTTATGCTGTTTCTATGCCCCAACATTGTGGTCTAAAGGAAAATGACCCTGACTTCCGCAAATGCACACGGACAATCACACTCAACCCTCTTGCAGAGTTCTTGTATTGGCGTATGAATTGGCACATTGAGCATCATACGTTTGCAGGAGTGCCTTGCTACAATTTGAAAAAATTGCATTATCTGGTTGCCGAAGATATGCCCGAACCGCGCACACTTTTAGGAGCTTGGCGAGAAATGCGCGAAACTTGGCAACGACAGAAAACTGATCCTGACTACTTTTTTGATACACCGCTGCCGCCAACGGCTCAGTATATCCCCACCGAAACACCCGATACGCTGGAAAGTTCCATTGGGGAATTGGCACCGAAAGGGTTGAAATAA